The Salvia hispanica cultivar TCC Black 2014 unplaced genomic scaffold, UniMelb_Shisp_WGS_1.0 HiC_scaffold_736, whole genome shotgun sequence genome includes the window GATACATCTTATCAATCCTCGACGAAATAATTATAGCGAATTACAGAGACTCGAACTCCTACTttccatttaaaatatacCCTACTAAAAAAAGCatacaaataatttgaatGATACTTCCTTTCGCTCACATTACTTGAAGCATTTCTTTTTATCacgagatttaaaaaattgtgtctAATGAGTTAGATAAAGTAAACGagagaataattaaaattagataaagaagaaagagtaaaataagataaagaataaagtatgtgagatcagatattttatttttagttaaaaaaaatataacaactcAAGGGAGTAAAACAAAAtgataagtactccctctgtcctaaTTAAGATGACCCCATCATTTGCCGGCACAgaaatttatgcaaatttattttgtgtgttaagtggtgagagtaaagtaacagagagaataaaatagagataggggtatttttatatacaccaaattttgtacaaccaaaaaagtttatactactagtaatttgatgtatttattatgtattaaaataataaatatagttagtGAACATgttaaaaagacttattagTTTTTAgcctcattttcaattttttttttttatatttgaattgtctctatattattttttaaatttaacttaaaatatgcattaattatatttatggttctaaaaaagtaaaaaatttatacacaAATCAGAAATAtatgttcataatattatgcatgttcaATATACaccaatatattttaattaaatgcataaataaactcattttttctcaaacaaaatagtttttggttgtacaaaatttggtcacatacacttatggttttatttttagtaatgagtcgtcgaagtaaaaagaaaaatggagaaaataaagtactccaaCGACTAATGTGAAAGTTGACCCATCCATTGAAAAGACAGACACCTGACACGTCAATAAATATTTCCGCATGCCTTCTCCATTCATTTCgtttaaaataatgtaaataccTCTATCATTCATCTCCTTTTATAGAAGAAGAAAGCCTAAATTTTGCAGCATTCATTTCTTGATAATTTTGCAGCAtgtaaagaagaagaaagcttAAATTCTGTCGGTGATCTACGGTTAGTATAACTTAATTTTACAGACTTGCTACTTCTTTAAAAACATACACTCCGTTTACTTAGTTTAATCGATGTTATAGTCACAGAAATTTCTCACTTTTCAGCTTTACATGGATCCTGATAGCATAACTGAAGCCTCAGATCGGATAAATGAAAAACTGAAAGAAGTCTCCGGGGCACAGCCGGAATGCACAATCTACAGAGTTCACAGACACTTACCCGACGTGAACCCGAAGGCCTACGAGCCTGAGGTGATTGCCATCGGCCCTTATCATAATAATAGTGAGCATCTAAAGAGGATGGAAGGCCACAAGCTTCGTTACCTGAAGCAGCTCCTTGTCACAAAGGATCCACCCGATGATGTGGGAAGGTATGTAGCGGCTGTAAGCAGAGTGGAAGCAGAGGCAAGAAAATGCTACGCAGATTTGCCTGAAACCCTAACACCGGCCGAGTTCGTACAAATGCTTGTTCTAGATGGTTGCTTCATCGTCCAACTAGTTCGCAAGTTTAAAAGAGTGATGTTGAGGGAGAGGAATGATCCCATCTTCCAAATGAACTGGATTATCAAAAGCCTGCAGCGTGATCTCATGCTCTTCGAGAATCAATTACCATTCTTCGTCTTGTGCGAGCTCTACGACCTCATCGAGTCTCCTGGCCAGCATTCTAGGTTTTGGAGCCTCCTCTTCAACTTCTTCACCAGCCTCTATCCTGGACAGGGCAGCGAGCCAATGCCGATTGTAGATCCTCGCCAGGTTATGTTAGAAAAAAGTTAGCAGAATGTGGTCtctgtttttatatattgatcttataaaaatataataatgtaatgAGATATATATTGGCGAtccttaaaaataagaaaaaaatgagacatttaatggctAACTGAGAGAAGTACGTATTGACTGCCCTGTGACTCTAGGTTAacatgtttctattttttctctacataattcaattaaagtctatccttaattaattaaattcaataaccTAATGTGGTCCATATTCTTTCAGGTGAAGCATTTGCTCGACTTCCTCCATCAGAGCTGGCTTCCTCCTCCCCGGTGTTCGAGCGGAGGAAGCAATCACGAGTTAATAACACTAGGGACGAAGTTGCGGTTCATCGGCAGTGCGAAGAGACTTGAGGAGGCTCAGGTCAAGTTTGAGAACAGACCAAAAGGAAAGTCGTTGTTCGATGTCAGGTTTGAAAAAGGGGTGATGATAATGGCGCCACTAACCAT containing:
- the LOC125199923 gene encoding UPF0481 protein At3g47200-like, whose protein sequence is MDPDSITEASDRINEKLKEVSGAQPECTIYRVHRHLPDVNPKAYEPEVIAIGPYHNNSEHLKRMEGHKLRYLKQLLVTKDPPDDVGRYVAAVSRVEAEARKCYADLPETLTPAEFVQMLVLDGCFIVQLVRKFKRVMLRERNDPIFQMNWIIKSLQRDLMLFENQLPFFVLCELYDLIESPGQHSRFWSLLFNFFTSLYPGQGSEPMPIVDPRQVKHLLDFLHQSWLPPPRCSSGGSNHELITLGTKLRFIGSAKRLEEAQVKFENRPKGKSLFDVRFEKGVMIMAPLTIEDWTESFLRNLIAYEQYFGHNQNNFVTDYVKFLVCIVGSSMDVEILTRKGIIENWLGDEDKLVEMVNKLSDSVAEPGNSFVYAKMFEDVHKHCTKPWNMWRAELKRNYFNSPTSFITLFAGLVGIYLSVMQTLISILEH